A region of the Flavobacteriales bacterium genome:
ACCGAAGCGGAATGGGAGTATGCTGCAAAAGCTGGATCCTCAACTGACTACTTTTGGGGCCACAGTGAAGAAGGTGGTAGTGATTATGCCGTATTTAATGAGAACTCAGGTTCTTCATCACATAATATAGCTTCCACCAAGGAAAATGCCTTTGAATTACATGATATGACTGGCAATGTATGGGAATGGGTTAATGACTGGTATGGCGAATATCAGACTGAAGGTGTTACAAGAAACCCTAAAGGAGCAGGGGAAGGAATAGTAAAAGTGATACGTGGTGGCAGTTGGCAGAATAACATCACAGAATTAAGATCAGCAAATCGACAAAT
Encoded here:
- a CDS encoding SUMF1/EgtB/PvdO family nonheme iron enzyme, which encodes TEAEWEYAAKAGSSTDYFWGHSEEGGSDYAVFNENSGSSSHNIASTKENAFELHDMTGNVWEWVNDWYGEYQTEGVTRNPKGAGEGIVKVIRGGSWQNNITELRSANRQIGNPGWNSNFVGFRTVLPL